One stretch of Arachis hypogaea cultivar Tifrunner chromosome 20, arahy.Tifrunner.gnm2.J5K5, whole genome shotgun sequence DNA includes these proteins:
- the LOC140182950 gene encoding protein MAINTENANCE OF MERISTEMS-like, producing the protein MPYLDSAGLLHVARLNDYWFKLDEPLISAFVERWRPETHTFHMPFGECTVTLQDVAYQIGLPVDEFPVSSCLSDFKQLMEGGKPVWQWFEELFGELPPEDCIDEFTVSYGCLVPEFTYAGSRMLQISTDSVSLQSCQSECKELSWATSIAAVLDILEVPQIQAEKFYHMYNGSDDESCRWGRYMPSSDEKGPRVIATRHRLDKLRVDDFIWMPYSALEVIQVVHPDILRPEHTHLWKSTTALIYFSSIE; encoded by the exons ATGCCTTACCTAGATAGCGCTGGATTGCTGCATGTTGCTAGGCTGAATGATTATTGGTTTAAGCTGGATGAGCCACTGATTAGTGCCTTTGTTGAGCGATGGCGTCCAGAGACTCACACTTTCCACATGCCATTTGGGGAGTGCACTGTTACTTTACAGGATGTGGCATATCAGATCGGCCTCCCTGTTGATGAATTTCCAGTTAGTAGTTGTCTCAGTGACTTTAAGCAGTTGATGGAGGGTGGAAAGCCTGTGTGGCAGTGGTTTGAAGAGTTGTTCGGTGAACTTCCTCCTGAGGACTGTATCGATGAGTTCACCGTGTCGTATGGCTG TCTGGTGCCAGAGTTCACTTACGCTGGCTCTCGTATGTTGCAGATCTCGACGGACTCG GTGTCTCTGCAGAGTTGCCAATCGGAATGTAAAGAACTTAGCTGGGCCACTAGCATTGCTGCAGTCCTGGATATTTTGGAGGTTCCCCAAATTCAGGCCGAGAAG TTTTACCATATGTATAATGGCTCCGACGATGAATCTTGTAGGTGGGGTAGATACATGCCATCATCAGATGAGAAGGGTCCTCGGGTCATTGCTACCCGACACAGATTGGACAAGTTGAGAGTAGATGAT TTTATTTGGATGCCATACTCGGCACTAGAGGTTATTCAAGTTGTCCATCCTGATATCCTCAGACCTGAGCATACGCATTTATGGAAGTCGACAACTgcgttgatttacttttcctccaTCGAGTGA